The following proteins come from a genomic window of Nocardioides albertanoniae:
- the nuoH gene encoding NADH-quinone oxidoreductase subunit NuoH, translated as MNGLEQFGQDPWWIIAIKVLLVFVVCVVLTLFNIWWERKVVARMQHRIGPNRHGPFGLLQSLADGVKLALKEDLTPEKADKIVFLTAPVLACVPAFVTFSVIPFGPEVNLFGERTPLQLTDLPVAVLFVMAIASIGIYGIVLGGWASGSTYSLLGGLRSSAQMISYEVSMGLALVTVFLMSGSLSTSEIVDAQRDWWFGALLLPSFVIYCISMVGETNRAPFDLPEAEGELVGGFHTEYSSLKFALFFLAEYINMATVSALATTLFLGGWRAPLGLGTLWAGANEGYLPVLWFFLKMFFFIWIFIWLRGTLPRLRYDQFMSLGWKVLLPSSLAWIVAVAVIKMTAIEGGFSPNWFLFGFGLAVTVVVVLGFLNRLPEKEPQVSTPAGGFPTPALPQGGAVKGAAQPLVFGPGAVVPARNGVRILPSREEAQR; from the coding sequence GTGAACGGCCTGGAGCAGTTCGGCCAGGATCCTTGGTGGATCATCGCGATCAAGGTGCTGCTGGTCTTCGTCGTCTGCGTGGTGCTGACGCTGTTCAACATCTGGTGGGAGCGCAAGGTCGTCGCCCGGATGCAGCACCGGATCGGGCCCAACCGGCACGGACCGTTCGGCCTCCTGCAGAGCCTCGCCGACGGCGTGAAGCTCGCGCTCAAGGAGGATCTGACCCCGGAGAAGGCCGACAAGATCGTCTTCCTCACCGCGCCGGTGCTCGCCTGTGTGCCCGCGTTCGTGACGTTCTCGGTGATCCCGTTCGGCCCCGAGGTCAACCTCTTCGGGGAGCGTACGCCGCTGCAGCTGACCGACCTTCCGGTCGCGGTGCTGTTCGTGATGGCGATCGCCAGCATCGGCATCTACGGCATCGTGCTCGGCGGCTGGGCGTCCGGCTCGACCTACTCCCTGCTCGGCGGGCTCCGCTCGAGCGCCCAGATGATCTCCTACGAGGTCTCGATGGGGCTGGCGCTCGTCACCGTCTTCCTGATGTCCGGCAGCCTGTCGACGAGCGAGATCGTCGACGCCCAGCGCGACTGGTGGTTCGGGGCGCTGCTGCTGCCGTCGTTCGTGATCTACTGCATCTCGATGGTCGGCGAGACCAACCGGGCGCCGTTCGACCTCCCCGAGGCCGAGGGTGAGCTGGTCGGCGGCTTCCACACCGAATACTCCAGCCTGAAGTTCGCGCTCTTCTTCCTGGCCGAATACATCAACATGGCCACCGTCAGCGCGCTCGCCACGACCCTGTTCCTCGGCGGCTGGCGGGCCCCGCTCGGCCTCGGCACCCTCTGGGCCGGCGCCAACGAAGGCTACCTGCCGGTGCTGTGGTTCTTCCTGAAGATGTTCTTCTTCATCTGGATCTTCATCTGGCTGCGCGGCACCCTGCCGCGGCTGCGCTACGACCAGTTCATGTCGCTCGGCTGGAAGGTCCTGCTCCCCTCGAGCCTGGCCTGGATCGTCGCCGTCGCGGTGATCAAGATGACCGCGATCGAGGGCGGCTTCAGCCCCAACTGGTTCCTCTTCGGGTTCGGCCTGGCCGTCACAGTGGTGGTCGTGCTCGGCTTCCTCAACCGGCTCCCCGAGAAGGAGCCCCAGGTCAGCACGCCCGCCGGTGGCTTCCCGACCCCGGCCCTGCCGCAGGGCGGCGCGGTCAAGGGTGCCGCACAGCCCCTGGTGTTCGGTCCGGGCGCCGTGGTCCCGGCCCGCAACGGCGTACGCATTCTTCCCTCTCGTGAGGAGGCTCAACGGTGA